In Gadus chalcogrammus isolate NIFS_2021 chromosome 11, NIFS_Gcha_1.0, whole genome shotgun sequence, a single window of DNA contains:
- the virma gene encoding protein virilizer homolog isoform X2 translates to MAGDTATELLFIDTFKHQSAELTNIDVVRFPCGVLITEVRVIPPGIKAHSSLPDSRAFGETSPHAFQLELFFNNVAKPSPCFHRLGSLEYDENKSIVFRPSGKVNTDGLVLRGWYTSLTLAVYGTAERAHGYDHGSPPPPPPPPPQQQSGAKRAIKQEWDTDDQYNGSPPRPAPRGPRTPPGPPPPDDDEEEQPVPAPVGPVKAEPAESRGDFLEAVSPERSLPVEEPYSEPEGEEPEEEEPEEEEEEDARTEGSVPEEEEEEDEGEDEEEEMEEGDDGYEQISSDEDDLDNGSFKLPSFDMDYTPEDLASVPPVQYDPYERELRPLIFFTPPYKTRFETQLEKASAEEAREPESMEPSAGGEEAAEAVTQLKELLMAIGEDRDSRWVTALEQAAGLLAKGLGFLIGQGEGQWEEPIANFVQWALQGLSMDIAITQPIALNLRQLKAGAKLASYLAECPQGLTALLRAGALGQLLELLHVAHVSSSLKLSILKALDALTNAPAGVEAFLHAGEGEKSGYQCLVQLFLREETVRVVTAGNAILQKSHVYEVLVDLQQTATVWSEPQQEETDDADSPIEEEPSLSPSPVSEAELDRLAGVLEELHHLLETAPHTMVQPPGKAFPTTVRITGPQERDDPYPTLYRYMLACCFLESTTVVLSTGVASGHLGVAQAARELLRLLSLTQPGLLFMMAQPAPTNLLLRVLASAADTEAAAAEEWGGEGHLAGPALGEDGFGAWLMQALHALQGVSELMGHVAAGGEGAAGLEDGDNAEVLGTLHALYLITFTQTGRSAVAHALGLDNNMSCLLTLLQHHGKDGQGETKARKAVTYNYACMLVLVVVQSSSDLSMMEQYATPLLTLAKADDTNAKLQELSKWLEPLEKLQFEISSIPTLIDYVKQNVENVLTPEGAGLVTALRVLCHIACPPPAVEGQQKDLKWSLAGVQLFSAEGLDTCVRVLQKLCGVLLQPWRVHGPVGPTPAQRCVVLSVCAGALQLLRTMLTELLRGGAFQFRDARVASVLVHLHMVVCSVPASGRLDGEEVRVQGLIVDVLLTFTQGVSEQATHTEETLASNTWCLMLKEVLGALMKAPEGLFSGLTLLSELLPLPLPMHSTQAVSVDDMAVALNTRKLWSMHVRAQWKVFAEALKCVCGTACPPLLAMLRRVCVQLADLSATTATLIMKSLLELVLEELQPAEGKAVCWGQALRLLSMLDALVSQRACKGAVLHLLSGSPPGEDPLAELFPSLLALLAPPTDHAPQQQQQQCSELVATVLQSLCDQDISLVASPPGDGCVAEAEQLANSLPCRELMSSVCGSFLEVLGTPESSPPLLLTCIRTLMFLTEHDYGLYHIKCALKKHGSALFSLFKRLASAFNKDSAELLAALLDFLRQVLSAESMVCCGEEGQGAGEEPGFVPAPRSVTLTGSEMKALLQWEVSDTHPLTALQKQISKLSKEDDTLETMLDNVVYLRQSFDNATDVLPAADTEPSLPGPETLLAQFNHRTVFILSEVLDEQLKALWFSPFHADDMDAELDMVKVDLMGLAQQCCPGLDLKAELERSFLSEPSSPGHTKTPKGFRLGKHKHETFITSGKSDYVEPAKRAHIMAAPRGRGGRGGFGQGLCRPHDIFRQRKQNTSRPPSMHVDDFVAAEFKDIATPLGLLPPKRPPKTSPKPPTRGLFTGNRGRATFHSQTRFFTPPQPKGVLLSGNYPRREGGGRGSSWSAQLQAVTHRGTYSEPRGGQSNFTRGPLPSRQPPAGAYRLAPRDRAPRGRGGTGLSWLSGQGGGGGAGGRGSQGSKFSGGGGGGGGGGRGRHVRSFTR, encoded by the exons TCTTGAATATGATGAGAACAAGTCCATCGTTTTCAGACCTAGTGGAAAG GTGAACACAGATGGACTTGTGCTGCGTGGATGGTACACCAGTCTGACTCTAGCGGTCTATGGTACGGCTGAGCGCGCCCATGGCTATGACCACGgctcaccgccaccaccaccaccccctcctccacagcaACAGAGCGGAGCCAAGAGGGCCATTAAACAAG AGTGGGATACTGACGACCAGTACAATGGAAGCCCACCCAGACCGGCCCCCCGCGGGCCACGCACACCGCCCGGCCCGCCGCCCCCcgacgatgatgaggaggagcagccgGTCCCAGCACCAG TGGGGCCAGTGAAGGCGGAGCCGGCGGAAAGTCGTGGAGACTTCCTGGAGGCGGTGTCCCCCGAGCGCTCGCTGCCTGTGGAGGAACCCTACTCTGAGcccgagggggaggagccagaagaggaggagcccgaggaggaagaggaggaggacgccaGGACGGAAGGGAGCGtgcctgaggaagaggaggaggaagatgagggtgaggacgaggaagaggagatggaggaag GTGACGATGGATACGAGCAGATCTCCAGTGACGAGGACGACTTGGACAACGGCAGCTTCAAGCTTCCCAGCTTCGACATGGACTACACTCCGGAGGACCTGGCCTCCGTGCCGCCGGTCCAGTATGACCCGTATGAGCGGGAACTCAGGCCGCTGATCTTCTTCACGCCTCCGTACAAGACGCGCTTCGAGACCCAGCTGGAGAAGGCCAGCGCGGAGGAGGCCAGGGAACCCGAAAGCATGGAGCCGTCTgccggaggggaggaggcggcAGAGGCCGTCACCCAGCTAAAGGAACTCCTGATGGCCataggagaggacagagactcTCGCTGGGTCACTGCTCTAGAACAGGCGGCTGGATTACTGGCCAAGGGTCTGGGCTTCCTGATTGGACAGGGGGAAGGACAATGGGAGGAGCCAATAGCAAACTTCGTCCAGTGGGCTCTTCAAGGCTTGAGTATGGACATTGCAATAACACAGCCCATCGCTCTTAACCTCAGACAGCTGAAAGCCGGAGCCAAGCTGGCCTCCTATCTGGCCGAGTGCCCTCAGGGCCTTACAGCGCTGCTGCGCGCGGGGGCCCTGGGtcagctgctggagctgcttCACGTGGCCCACGTCTCCTCCAGCCTAAAGCTCAGCATCCTGAAGGCCCTGGACGCCCTCACAAACGCTCCTGCTGGGGTGGAGGCCTTCCTGCacgctggggagggggagaagagtggCTATCAG TGTTTGGTCCAGCTGTTTTTGAGAGAAGAGACGGTCAGAGTGGTAACCGCTGGCAACGCCATCCTTCAGAAGAGCCACGTCTACGAAGTACTGGTGGACCTCCAGCAGACTGCTACCGTGTGGAGTGAGCCtcagcag GAGGAAACGGATGACGCCGACAGCCCTATAGAGGAGGAGCCATCATTAAGCCCCTCCCCAGTGAGTGAAGCAGAGCTGGATAGGCTGGCTGGAGTTCTGGAGGAGTTGCATCATCTCCTGGAGACTGCCCCCCACACCATGGTACAGCCTCCTGGAAAAGCCTTCCCCACCACGGTCCGGATTACAGGCCCCCAGGAGAGGGATGACCCATATCCAACACTGTACAG ATACATGCTGGCCTGCTGCTTCCTGGAGAGCACCACGGTGGTGCTGTCCACGGGCGTGGCCTCGGGCCACCTGGGCGTGGCCCAGGCCGCCCGGGAGCTGCTGCGCCTCCTGTCCCTCACGCAGCCTGGCCTGCTCTTCATGATGGCGCAGCCCGCCCCCACCAACCTGCTGCTGCGCGTGCTCGCCAGCGCCGCCGACaccgaggcggcggcggcggaggagtgGGGCGGCGAGGGCCACCTGGCGGGCCCGGCGCTGGGCGAGGACGGCTTCGGCGCCTGGCTCATGCAGGCGCTGCACGCGCTGCAGGGCGTGTCGGAGCTCATGGGCCACGTGGCGGCGGGCGGCGAGGGCGCGGCGGGCCTGGAGGACGGGGACAACGCCGAGGTGCTGGGCACCCTGCACGCCCTCTACCTCATCACCTTCACGCAGACGGGCCGCAGCGCCGTGGCGCACGCGCTGGGCCTGGACAACAACATGTCCTGCCTGCTCACACTACTGCAGCACCACGGCAAGGACGGCCAGGG GGAGACCAAGGCCCGCAAGGCGGTTACGTACAACTACGCCTgcatgctggtgctggtggtggtgcagagCTCCAGCGACCTCAGCATGATGGAGCAGTACGCAACGCCGCTGCTCACTCTGGCCAAGGCCGACGACACCAACGCCAAGCTACAGG AGCTGAGCAAATGGCTGGAGCCCCTTGAGAAACTCCAGTTTGAGATCAGCAGCATTCCCACCCTCATCGACTATGTCAAACAG AATGTGGAGAACGTGCTGACCCCAGAGGGAGCCGGGCTGGTGACCGCGCTCCGGGTCCTCTGCCACATCgcctgtcctcctcctgctgtcgaAG GCCAGCAGAAGGACCTGAAGTGGAGCCTTGCGGGCGTTCAGCTGTTCTCGGCCGAGGGCCTGGacacgtgtgtgcgcgtgctccAGAAGCTGTGCGGCGTACTGCTGCAGCCGTGGCGCGTGCACGGGCCGGTGGGGCCCACGCCCGCGCAGCGCTGCGTGGTGCTGAGCGTGTGCGCGGGCGCCCTGCAGCTGCTGCGCACCATGCTCACCGAGCTGCTGCGCGGCGGCGCCTTCCAGTTCCGGGACGCGCGTGTGGCCAGCGTGCTGGTGCACCTGCACATGGTGGTGTGCTCGGTGCCGGCGTCGGGGCGCCTGGACGGGGAGGAGGTCAGGGTGCAGGGCCTCATAGTGGACGTGCTGCTCACCTTCACCCAGGGGGTCAGCGAGCAG GCGACTCACACTGAGGAGACTTTGGCCAGTAACACCTGGTGTCTGATGCTGAAGGAGGTGCTGGGAGCCCTGATGAAGGCTCCAGAGGGCCTATTCTCTGGCCTCACCCTGCTGTCTGAGCTGCTGCCTCTCCCACTGCCCATGCACAGCACACAG GCGGTCTCCGTGGATGACATGGCGGTGGCGCTCAACACCAGGAAGCTGTGGAGCATGCACGTGCGGGCGCAGTGGAAGGTGTTTGCTGAGGccctgaagtgtgtgtgcggaACAGCCTGCCCGCCGCTGCTGGCCATGCTGcgcagggtgtgtgtgcagctggCCGACCTgtccgccaccaccgccacgctCATCATGAAGTCCCTGCTGGAgctggtgctggaggagctgcagcc GGCTGAGGGCAAGGCGGTGTGCTGGGGCCAGGCCCTGCGGCTGCTCTCCATGCTGGACGCCCTTGTGTCCCAGCGAGCCTGCAAGGGCGCCGTGCTGCATCTCCTCTCCGGCTCGCCGCCGGGCGAGGACCCACTGGCGGAGCTGTTCCCCTCGCTGCTGGCCCTGCTGGCGCCCCCCACCGACCACgccccgcagcagcagcagcagcagtgcagCGAGCTGGTGGCCACCGTGCTGCAGTCGCTGTGTGACCAG GACATCTCCCTGGTGGCCAGTCCCCCCGGGGACGGCTGCGTGGCGGAGGCAGAGCAGCTGGCCAACTCGCTGCCGTGCCGGGAGCTGATGTCCTCGGTGTGTGGCTCCTTCCTGGAGgtcctcgggaccccggagagCAGCCCCCCGCTGCTGCTGACCTGCATCCGCACCCTCATGTTCCTCACGGAGCACGACTACGGCCTCTACCACATCAAGTG TGCCCTGAAGAAGCACGGATCggccctgttctctctcttcaaGCGTCTGGCTTCAGCGTTCAACAAAGACTCTGCCGAGCTGCTCGCCGCTCTGCTCGACTTCCTCAGACAGGTCCTCAGCGCTGAGTCCATG GTGTGCTGTGGCGAGGAGGGCCAGGGggcaggggaggagccaggcttTGTCCCGGCCCCACGCTCCGTCACTCTGACTGGCTCAGAGATGAAGGCCCTGCTGCAGTGGGAGgtgtcagacacacacccgcTCACTGCTCTCCAGAAACAGATCTCg AAACTGAGTAAGGAGGACGATACTCTAGAGACCATGTTGGACAACGTTGTGTACCTCAGGCAGTCTTTTGACAACGCCACGGACGTACTTCCTGCGGCCGACACTGAGCCCTCTCTGCCCGGTCCAGAGACACTGCTGGCCCAGTTCAACCACAG GACGGTGTTCATCCTCTCAGAGGTTCTGGACGAGCAGCTGAAGGCTCTGTGGTTCTCTCCCTTCCACGCTGACGACATGGACGCAGAGCTGGACATG GTGAAGGTGGACCTGATGGGCCTGGCCCAGCAGTGCTGTCCAGGCCTGGACCTGAAGGCCGAGCTGGAGCGCTCCTTCCTGTCCGAGCCCTCGTCCCCCGGCCACACCAAGACCCCCAAAGGCTTCAGGCTGGGCAAGCACAAGCATGAGACCTTCATCACCAG CGGGAAGTCTGACTACGTGGAGCCCGCCAAGCGCGCCCACATCATGGCGGCCCCCCGGGGTCGAGGGGGCCGCGGGGGCTTCGGCCAGGGCCTCTGTCGCCCCCACGACATCTTCCGCCAGCGCAAGCAAAACACGTCGCGGCCCCCTAGCATGCACGTGGACGACTTTGTGGCGGCGGAGTTCAAGGACATCGCCACGCCCCTGGGGCTGCTGCCGCCCAAGCGGCCCCCCAAGACCTCCCCCAAGCCCCCCACAAGGGGCCTGTTCACCGGCAACCGGGGCAGGGCCACCTTCCACAGCCAGACCCGCTTCTTCACCCCCCCACAGCCCAAGGGGGTCCTGCTCTCCG GGAACTACCCCCGTcgagagggaggagggcggggctcGTCGTGGAGCGCCCAGCTGCAGGCTGTCACTCACAGAGGAACCTATAGCGAACCCCGCGGAGGACAGAGTAACTTCACCCGCGGCCCACTCCCGTCCCGACAGCCCCCTGCAG GCGCGTACCGCCTGGCTCCTAGAGACAGAGCTCCACGAGGCCGCGGGGGCACTGGCCTCTCTTGGCTca gtgggcagggaggaggtggaggcgcaggaggaagaggatctcAAGGGAGTAAGTTTAGCGGCGGcgggggaggtggtggcggcggcggccggggaCGCCACGTGCGCTCCTTCACCAGGTGA
- the virma gene encoding protein virilizer homolog isoform X1 yields MAGDTATELLFIDTFKHQSAELTNIDVVRFPCGVLITEVRVIPPGIKAHSSLPDSRAFGETSPHAFQLELFFNNVAKPSPCFHRLGSLEYDENKSIVFRPSGKVNTDGLVLRGWYTSLTLAVYGTAERAHGYDHGSPPPPPPPPPQQQSGAKRAIKQEWDTDDQYNGSPPRPAPRGPRTPPGPPPPDDDEEEQPVPAPVGPVKAEPAESRGDFLEAVSPERSLPVEEPYSEPEGEEPEEEEPEEEEEEDARTEGSVPEEEEEEDEGEDEEEEMEEGDDGYEQISSDEDDLDNGSFKLPSFDMDYTPEDLASVPPVQYDPYERELRPLIFFTPPYKTRFETQLEKASAEEAREPESMEPSAGGEEAAEAVTQLKELLMAIGEDRDSRWVTALEQAAGLLAKGLGFLIGQGEGQWEEPIANFVQWALQGLSMDIAITQPIALNLRQLKAGAKLASYLAECPQGLTALLRAGALGQLLELLHVAHVSSSLKLSILKALDALTNAPAGVEAFLHAGEGEKSGYQCLVQLFLREETVRVVTAGNAILQKSHVYEVLVDLQQTATVWSEPQQEETDDADSPIEEEPSLSPSPVSEAELDRLAGVLEELHHLLETAPHTMVQPPGKAFPTTVRITGPQERDDPYPTLYRYMLACCFLESTTVVLSTGVASGHLGVAQAARELLRLLSLTQPGLLFMMAQPAPTNLLLRVLASAADTEAAAAEEWGGEGHLAGPALGEDGFGAWLMQALHALQGVSELMGHVAAGGEGAAGLEDGDNAEVLGTLHALYLITFTQTGRSAVAHALGLDNNMSCLLTLLQHHGKDGQGETKARKAVTYNYACMLVLVVVQSSSDLSMMEQYATPLLTLAKADDTNAKLQELSKWLEPLEKLQFEISSIPTLIDYVKQNVENVLTPEGAGLVTALRVLCHIACPPPAVEGQQKDLKWSLAGVQLFSAEGLDTCVRVLQKLCGVLLQPWRVHGPVGPTPAQRCVVLSVCAGALQLLRTMLTELLRGGAFQFRDARVASVLVHLHMVVCSVPASGRLDGEEVRVQGLIVDVLLTFTQGVSEQATHTEETLASNTWCLMLKEVLGALMKAPEGLFSGLTLLSELLPLPLPMHSTQAVSVDDMAVALNTRKLWSMHVRAQWKVFAEALKCVCGTACPPLLAMLRRVCVQLADLSATTATLIMKSLLELVLEELQPAEGKAVCWGQALRLLSMLDALVSQRACKGAVLHLLSGSPPGEDPLAELFPSLLALLAPPTDHAPQQQQQQCSELVATVLQSLCDQDISLVASPPGDGCVAEAEQLANSLPCRELMSSVCGSFLEVLGTPESSPPLLLTCIRTLMFLTEHDYGLYHIKCALKKHGSALFSLFKRLASAFNKDSAELLAALLDFLRQVLSAESMVCCGEEGQGAGEEPGFVPAPRSVTLTGSEMKALLQWEVSDTHPLTALQKQISKLSKEDDTLETMLDNVVYLRQSFDNATDVLPAADTEPSLPGPETLLAQFNHRTVFILSEVLDEQLKALWFSPFHADDMDAELDMVKVDLMGLAQQCCPGLDLKAELERSFLSEPSSPGHTKTPKGFRLGKHKHETFITSGKSDYVEPAKRAHIMAAPRGRGGRGGFGQGLCRPHDIFRQRKQNTSRPPSMHVDDFVAAEFKDIATPLGLLPPKRPPKTSPKPPTRGLFTGNRGRATFHSQTRFFTPPQPKGVLLSGNYPRREGGGRGSSWSAQLQAVTHRGTYSEPRGGQSNFTRGPLPSRQPPAGAYRLAPRDRAPRGRGGTGLSWLSAGGGGGQGGGGGGRGSQGSKFSGGGGGGGGGGRGRHVRSFTR; encoded by the exons TCTTGAATATGATGAGAACAAGTCCATCGTTTTCAGACCTAGTGGAAAG GTGAACACAGATGGACTTGTGCTGCGTGGATGGTACACCAGTCTGACTCTAGCGGTCTATGGTACGGCTGAGCGCGCCCATGGCTATGACCACGgctcaccgccaccaccaccaccccctcctccacagcaACAGAGCGGAGCCAAGAGGGCCATTAAACAAG AGTGGGATACTGACGACCAGTACAATGGAAGCCCACCCAGACCGGCCCCCCGCGGGCCACGCACACCGCCCGGCCCGCCGCCCCCcgacgatgatgaggaggagcagccgGTCCCAGCACCAG TGGGGCCAGTGAAGGCGGAGCCGGCGGAAAGTCGTGGAGACTTCCTGGAGGCGGTGTCCCCCGAGCGCTCGCTGCCTGTGGAGGAACCCTACTCTGAGcccgagggggaggagccagaagaggaggagcccgaggaggaagaggaggaggacgccaGGACGGAAGGGAGCGtgcctgaggaagaggaggaggaagatgagggtgaggacgaggaagaggagatggaggaag GTGACGATGGATACGAGCAGATCTCCAGTGACGAGGACGACTTGGACAACGGCAGCTTCAAGCTTCCCAGCTTCGACATGGACTACACTCCGGAGGACCTGGCCTCCGTGCCGCCGGTCCAGTATGACCCGTATGAGCGGGAACTCAGGCCGCTGATCTTCTTCACGCCTCCGTACAAGACGCGCTTCGAGACCCAGCTGGAGAAGGCCAGCGCGGAGGAGGCCAGGGAACCCGAAAGCATGGAGCCGTCTgccggaggggaggaggcggcAGAGGCCGTCACCCAGCTAAAGGAACTCCTGATGGCCataggagaggacagagactcTCGCTGGGTCACTGCTCTAGAACAGGCGGCTGGATTACTGGCCAAGGGTCTGGGCTTCCTGATTGGACAGGGGGAAGGACAATGGGAGGAGCCAATAGCAAACTTCGTCCAGTGGGCTCTTCAAGGCTTGAGTATGGACATTGCAATAACACAGCCCATCGCTCTTAACCTCAGACAGCTGAAAGCCGGAGCCAAGCTGGCCTCCTATCTGGCCGAGTGCCCTCAGGGCCTTACAGCGCTGCTGCGCGCGGGGGCCCTGGGtcagctgctggagctgcttCACGTGGCCCACGTCTCCTCCAGCCTAAAGCTCAGCATCCTGAAGGCCCTGGACGCCCTCACAAACGCTCCTGCTGGGGTGGAGGCCTTCCTGCacgctggggagggggagaagagtggCTATCAG TGTTTGGTCCAGCTGTTTTTGAGAGAAGAGACGGTCAGAGTGGTAACCGCTGGCAACGCCATCCTTCAGAAGAGCCACGTCTACGAAGTACTGGTGGACCTCCAGCAGACTGCTACCGTGTGGAGTGAGCCtcagcag GAGGAAACGGATGACGCCGACAGCCCTATAGAGGAGGAGCCATCATTAAGCCCCTCCCCAGTGAGTGAAGCAGAGCTGGATAGGCTGGCTGGAGTTCTGGAGGAGTTGCATCATCTCCTGGAGACTGCCCCCCACACCATGGTACAGCCTCCTGGAAAAGCCTTCCCCACCACGGTCCGGATTACAGGCCCCCAGGAGAGGGATGACCCATATCCAACACTGTACAG ATACATGCTGGCCTGCTGCTTCCTGGAGAGCACCACGGTGGTGCTGTCCACGGGCGTGGCCTCGGGCCACCTGGGCGTGGCCCAGGCCGCCCGGGAGCTGCTGCGCCTCCTGTCCCTCACGCAGCCTGGCCTGCTCTTCATGATGGCGCAGCCCGCCCCCACCAACCTGCTGCTGCGCGTGCTCGCCAGCGCCGCCGACaccgaggcggcggcggcggaggagtgGGGCGGCGAGGGCCACCTGGCGGGCCCGGCGCTGGGCGAGGACGGCTTCGGCGCCTGGCTCATGCAGGCGCTGCACGCGCTGCAGGGCGTGTCGGAGCTCATGGGCCACGTGGCGGCGGGCGGCGAGGGCGCGGCGGGCCTGGAGGACGGGGACAACGCCGAGGTGCTGGGCACCCTGCACGCCCTCTACCTCATCACCTTCACGCAGACGGGCCGCAGCGCCGTGGCGCACGCGCTGGGCCTGGACAACAACATGTCCTGCCTGCTCACACTACTGCAGCACCACGGCAAGGACGGCCAGGG GGAGACCAAGGCCCGCAAGGCGGTTACGTACAACTACGCCTgcatgctggtgctggtggtggtgcagagCTCCAGCGACCTCAGCATGATGGAGCAGTACGCAACGCCGCTGCTCACTCTGGCCAAGGCCGACGACACCAACGCCAAGCTACAGG AGCTGAGCAAATGGCTGGAGCCCCTTGAGAAACTCCAGTTTGAGATCAGCAGCATTCCCACCCTCATCGACTATGTCAAACAG AATGTGGAGAACGTGCTGACCCCAGAGGGAGCCGGGCTGGTGACCGCGCTCCGGGTCCTCTGCCACATCgcctgtcctcctcctgctgtcgaAG GCCAGCAGAAGGACCTGAAGTGGAGCCTTGCGGGCGTTCAGCTGTTCTCGGCCGAGGGCCTGGacacgtgtgtgcgcgtgctccAGAAGCTGTGCGGCGTACTGCTGCAGCCGTGGCGCGTGCACGGGCCGGTGGGGCCCACGCCCGCGCAGCGCTGCGTGGTGCTGAGCGTGTGCGCGGGCGCCCTGCAGCTGCTGCGCACCATGCTCACCGAGCTGCTGCGCGGCGGCGCCTTCCAGTTCCGGGACGCGCGTGTGGCCAGCGTGCTGGTGCACCTGCACATGGTGGTGTGCTCGGTGCCGGCGTCGGGGCGCCTGGACGGGGAGGAGGTCAGGGTGCAGGGCCTCATAGTGGACGTGCTGCTCACCTTCACCCAGGGGGTCAGCGAGCAG GCGACTCACACTGAGGAGACTTTGGCCAGTAACACCTGGTGTCTGATGCTGAAGGAGGTGCTGGGAGCCCTGATGAAGGCTCCAGAGGGCCTATTCTCTGGCCTCACCCTGCTGTCTGAGCTGCTGCCTCTCCCACTGCCCATGCACAGCACACAG GCGGTCTCCGTGGATGACATGGCGGTGGCGCTCAACACCAGGAAGCTGTGGAGCATGCACGTGCGGGCGCAGTGGAAGGTGTTTGCTGAGGccctgaagtgtgtgtgcggaACAGCCTGCCCGCCGCTGCTGGCCATGCTGcgcagggtgtgtgtgcagctggCCGACCTgtccgccaccaccgccacgctCATCATGAAGTCCCTGCTGGAgctggtgctggaggagctgcagcc GGCTGAGGGCAAGGCGGTGTGCTGGGGCCAGGCCCTGCGGCTGCTCTCCATGCTGGACGCCCTTGTGTCCCAGCGAGCCTGCAAGGGCGCCGTGCTGCATCTCCTCTCCGGCTCGCCGCCGGGCGAGGACCCACTGGCGGAGCTGTTCCCCTCGCTGCTGGCCCTGCTGGCGCCCCCCACCGACCACgccccgcagcagcagcagcagcagtgcagCGAGCTGGTGGCCACCGTGCTGCAGTCGCTGTGTGACCAG GACATCTCCCTGGTGGCCAGTCCCCCCGGGGACGGCTGCGTGGCGGAGGCAGAGCAGCTGGCCAACTCGCTGCCGTGCCGGGAGCTGATGTCCTCGGTGTGTGGCTCCTTCCTGGAGgtcctcgggaccccggagagCAGCCCCCCGCTGCTGCTGACCTGCATCCGCACCCTCATGTTCCTCACGGAGCACGACTACGGCCTCTACCACATCAAGTG TGCCCTGAAGAAGCACGGATCggccctgttctctctcttcaaGCGTCTGGCTTCAGCGTTCAACAAAGACTCTGCCGAGCTGCTCGCCGCTCTGCTCGACTTCCTCAGACAGGTCCTCAGCGCTGAGTCCATG GTGTGCTGTGGCGAGGAGGGCCAGGGggcaggggaggagccaggcttTGTCCCGGCCCCACGCTCCGTCACTCTGACTGGCTCAGAGATGAAGGCCCTGCTGCAGTGGGAGgtgtcagacacacacccgcTCACTGCTCTCCAGAAACAGATCTCg AAACTGAGTAAGGAGGACGATACTCTAGAGACCATGTTGGACAACGTTGTGTACCTCAGGCAGTCTTTTGACAACGCCACGGACGTACTTCCTGCGGCCGACACTGAGCCCTCTCTGCCCGGTCCAGAGACACTGCTGGCCCAGTTCAACCACAG GACGGTGTTCATCCTCTCAGAGGTTCTGGACGAGCAGCTGAAGGCTCTGTGGTTCTCTCCCTTCCACGCTGACGACATGGACGCAGAGCTGGACATG GTGAAGGTGGACCTGATGGGCCTGGCCCAGCAGTGCTGTCCAGGCCTGGACCTGAAGGCCGAGCTGGAGCGCTCCTTCCTGTCCGAGCCCTCGTCCCCCGGCCACACCAAGACCCCCAAAGGCTTCAGGCTGGGCAAGCACAAGCATGAGACCTTCATCACCAG CGGGAAGTCTGACTACGTGGAGCCCGCCAAGCGCGCCCACATCATGGCGGCCCCCCGGGGTCGAGGGGGCCGCGGGGGCTTCGGCCAGGGCCTCTGTCGCCCCCACGACATCTTCCGCCAGCGCAAGCAAAACACGTCGCGGCCCCCTAGCATGCACGTGGACGACTTTGTGGCGGCGGAGTTCAAGGACATCGCCACGCCCCTGGGGCTGCTGCCGCCCAAGCGGCCCCCCAAGACCTCCCCCAAGCCCCCCACAAGGGGCCTGTTCACCGGCAACCGGGGCAGGGCCACCTTCCACAGCCAGACCCGCTTCTTCACCCCCCCACAGCCCAAGGGGGTCCTGCTCTCCG GGAACTACCCCCGTcgagagggaggagggcggggctcGTCGTGGAGCGCCCAGCTGCAGGCTGTCACTCACAGAGGAACCTATAGCGAACCCCGCGGAGGACAGAGTAACTTCACCCGCGGCCCACTCCCGTCCCGACAGCCCCCTGCAG GCGCGTACCGCCTGGCTCCTAGAGACAGAGCTCCACGAGGCCGCGGGGGCACTGGCCTCTCTTGGCTcagtgctggaggaggaggaggacaaggaggaggaggtg gaggaagaggatctcAAGGGAGTAAGTTTAGCGGCGGcgggggaggtggtggcggcggcggccggggaCGCCACGTGCGCTCCTTCACCAGGTGA